One Benincasa hispida cultivar B227 chromosome 5, ASM972705v1, whole genome shotgun sequence genomic window carries:
- the LOC120078792 gene encoding uncharacterized protein LOC120078792 isoform X3, with product MKSALQLGFRSFLHPSSLVVNQSRLRVATLIPNVQRNVIASDQSSITLSTQNSEPGGTRRDISLENDCKADIQSFKDDLSRIEAMTVQELRMTLSLDIGLEFLCCSCWLLCLGTKA from the exons ATGAAGTCAGCTTTGCAATTGGGGTTTAGGAGTTTCCTTCATCCCTCCAG CCTTGTAGTGAATCAGAGTAGGTTGAGAGTTGCAACATTGATACCTAATGTGCAAAGGAATGTAATAGCGTCGGATCAATCCTCTATAACTTTATCCACACAGAATTCAGAGCCTGGCGGGACAAGGAGAGATATAAGTCTG GAAAATGACTGTAAAGCGGACATTCAAAGTTTTAAGGATGACCTGTCGAGAATTGAGGCTATGACGGTCCAAGAACTAAGAATGACATTGAG TTTGGATATTGGCTTGGAGTTTTTGTGCTGCAGCTGCTGGCTGCTGTGTCTCGGCACAA AAGCGTAG
- the LOC120078792 gene encoding DNA-(apurinic or apyrimidinic site) endonuclease, chloroplastic-like isoform X1: MKSALQLGFRSFLHPSSLVVNQSRLRVATLIPNVQRNVIASDQSSITLSTQNSEPGGTRRDISLENDCKADIQSFKDDLSRIEAMTVQELRMTLRSVGLLAKGRKRELVTALQCFVENKTVASKKLDHSSIMSHMFHLRILKNL; this comes from the exons ATGAAGTCAGCTTTGCAATTGGGGTTTAGGAGTTTCCTTCATCCCTCCAG CCTTGTAGTGAATCAGAGTAGGTTGAGAGTTGCAACATTGATACCTAATGTGCAAAGGAATGTAATAGCGTCGGATCAATCCTCTATAACTTTATCCACACAGAATTCAGAGCCTGGCGGGACAAGGAGAGATATAAGTCTG GAAAATGACTGTAAAGCGGACATTCAAAGTTTTAAGGATGACCTGTCGAGAATTGAGGCTATGACGGTCCAAGAACTAAGAATGACATTGAG AAGCGTAGGTCTTCTAGCCAAAGGGCGTAAGCGTGAACTTGTAACTGCACTGCAATGCTTTGTGGAGAATAAAACAGTTG CCTCCAAAAAATTAGATCATTCATCAATAATGTCACATATGTTCCACTTGCGGATATTGAAGAACCTCTAA
- the LOC120078792 gene encoding DNA-(apurinic or apyrimidinic site) endonuclease, chloroplastic-like isoform X2 has protein sequence MKSALQLGFRSFLHPSSLVVNQSRLRVATLIPNVQRNVIASDQSSITLSTQNSEPGGTRRDISLENDCKADIQSFKDDLSRIEAMTVQELRMTLRSVGLLAKGRKRELVTALQCFVENKTVG, from the exons ATGAAGTCAGCTTTGCAATTGGGGTTTAGGAGTTTCCTTCATCCCTCCAG CCTTGTAGTGAATCAGAGTAGGTTGAGAGTTGCAACATTGATACCTAATGTGCAAAGGAATGTAATAGCGTCGGATCAATCCTCTATAACTTTATCCACACAGAATTCAGAGCCTGGCGGGACAAGGAGAGATATAAGTCTG GAAAATGACTGTAAAGCGGACATTCAAAGTTTTAAGGATGACCTGTCGAGAATTGAGGCTATGACGGTCCAAGAACTAAGAATGACATTGAG AAGCGTAGGTCTTCTAGCCAAAGGGCGTAAGCGTGAACTTGTAACTGCACTGCAATGCTTTGTGGAGAATAAAACAGTTG GTTGA